The sequence attttatttcaacatcaaTTTTCAGATTCCCGATCGTTGGAGATAAAAGGATGTGATAAGAGCTGCGAAACCGTCCATCTCTGATTGGAATCCTTCTGCAAACAACACTTGATGAAGCTTTGAAACTCCTCCGAAGCACTATCAGGCAAGCTTGGTAGTTCTTCGTTACATATGGCCAATGTTAGTGTGAGCCAATCAGGTCTCTGGTCTGGAGAAAGCAAGGGGAAGTGACCCACGTAAAGCTCCAATACAGTAAGCCCCAAGCTCCATACATCGGCTGCGTAACCGTCGTAGTTGGAACCGTAGGTGTCTTGATCCAGCCTGTCAGGGCTCATATAAGCACAAGTACCCACAAAAGAGTCGCAGCGTTGGAGTGTATCTCTCATGATCTTGCTGATACCGAAGTCTGCAATCTTTACTTCCATCTTCTGATTCACCAATAGATTCGAAGGCTTGATATCTCTGTGGACGATCTTCTTGGAGTGAAGGTAGTTGAGACCTTTGAGGACTTGGCGAGCAATGGTGGAGAGTGAGAGCTCTGAGAAGCTTCCATGAGATTTCACGTAAGTGTCGAGTGTGCCGCCATCCATGTACTCCATGAGGATCGCATTGTCTCCGAAAGGATCATCGAAAATGCCATGGCACCGAACGATGAAGGGAGAATCCGTACGACGAAGGATGTCCATCTCGTTGACGATCTGGCTGCGGACTGTAGTGTCGCAGTCTCCACGTACGACTTTGAGAGCGTAgatggtggaggtgaggttgtGGCGGACTTGGTAGACTGTGCCGCAATTGCCATGTCCGATCACTTTAAGTTTCTCCAGGTCGGAGAGGCTATCGACTTCTTGGGATAGGGTGGTGGTTGTGGCAGCGGAGAAGAGCGAAGCTGGGGGGAGTCGGAGGGGGAAACGAGGGCAGCAATGGGTAGAGTCAGGCAAGGAGACTCGGAGATTAAGTTTCCGACGTTGTACTTCCATTGTTGATAGGTATGGTGGGTCCAGGATGGGAGTGGTATATTTATAGCCTTGTGAGTTCACTATCAGAGGTAGACACGAACTAGGAATGAGATCCTTTCAATGTGCCAGTCCCATTGGTGCGTATCCGACGATTCAGAGTTATTTGAAGTGAGTGTCCCCACTCCCCATGTTGTTAGGCAAAATTATCCTCTACTCTGAGTGTCGCTGCCCAGTGAACATCAGATGGTCAATACCACCTCAAGGCACGTGCCCAAATGGTCTAGACCTTCGGATGCTCCCGGCACGACCACATTCACTGCAGAGGATAATCACTCGAAGGCGTATTTGAGATGAATGGATTTCCATAATTACGGGTATCAGTTTAGTACCATTGCTGAAATAATGAGATTACTTAAATTGTAACCAATTATTAtatcaaattgaattgaatcgAACCGACCAAAGGAGATTGATTCGTTACGATTCCCATATAACAAGATGGTATTTTTCTAGGTTTGATATGGTATCTCTTTTTAAGACAAAGCTATTCTATATCTGTCTAACCGTAGTGGTTGACATCCTTATCAAATTATTGATTATAtgtgttaaaaacaaaaaaaaggggggcaaATGCATTGAATAACAAATTtaccaaaattgtatttttacgTGCAAGTGAATGTACATGTGAAGATCTAACATTTACTCAATTTCCTACCATttagagaataaagaaaagtaTATAATAAGAAAGGGATAGGTATTGGACCCTCACATGTATGAGACTGAATCCTAATTTAAATGCGACTGAATCCTAATTTTTGAAACCCTTTTATAAACTAGATTATTGGGTTTGACTCCTGAGAACAAAAACCAATTACGAACCATGCCGACTTTCTAAAATGGTcgtaattgacacccttatcaaCATGGAACCTTATTCCCTCACCATAGAGATTTGGGTTAAATTAAATTTCTCCTTCTTATCATCCATAGTTCATCTTTTTCTGAACAACAATAtcaaccaaggttttaaaacttggattaTGTCTCAGCTGATACCAATACGGATCGAACCGGTATAAGTTAGGATTAGATTAGATTGGATGAATTTatacttatttaaaaaaaaaaaaatgtgtttatGATCTTTAATACCGTACAAGTGGAATTATACGGATTGGTCTAAACCGATATCGATCTGATCCAATTTTCAAAACTATGGTCAGCCAGGGCTTGCAACTGGAAGAGTTCTAGGTCAACACAAATTTATGTCTAAAGTTTAACGTATCCAATCTATCCAGAGAAGGAAGCTTCCCTGAGCTATGGATGCTTGTGACGATTCATTGATAACAGCCAGGAGGCTCGACCTCCTGATGACCATTGGTTTTTTGCACATCATAGTTCATCATGCGCTAAGCGGTTGTTGTTAGAATTTAGAACCTTGATCCGACATGTTGTGGAATTTCAAGAAAGAATTAGTTAAATGaacaaatttatatttttcccTTTCTCGGCATTAAATGCTTGGCTTTTGAAGAAGATGGGTCCGGAAAGTTGCAACTTTCCTTCGTGTTTTTCTCAAACTTTTATCACATTTGATAGGATTTTACAGAAGGAATGGtcagagagacaaagagatatGGGTATCGAAAGTTTGCCCACAACGGCAGGCCATATCTGAACTGAAGTTTGAAGTTCAAAATCTGATCAATTATTAAACGTGTTGGACTCAAGCTTCCACAGATTAATAACTGGATGTTCTTGGTGCAAGGTAGTAGCCTAACAATCACCCAATTGACCAAGACCGATTGCATACTGTGAGCAGTTAAAAACCAATCATTCATAGTCTGATTAGCCCATTTAAGCTCAATTGTAGCCCATTTAACCTGTTTATGACCCATTTAAAAACTGTTTATAGCCCGATTAATCACTTAGCCCACTTAAAGTTTGATAAGCCTGATTTTCTTGAGCTCAATTAGGGACCACTAACCGAccaatcaaataaaaacatatCCATATCCATGCCTTAGCCTACAAAGTCCAATTACCTTAAACA is a genomic window of Macadamia integrifolia cultivar HAES 741 chromosome 13, SCU_Mint_v3, whole genome shotgun sequence containing:
- the LOC122059092 gene encoding mitogen-activated protein kinase kinase 9-like produces the protein MEVQRRKLNLRVSLPDSTHCCPRFPLRLPPASLFSAATTTTLSQEVDSLSDLEKLKVIGHGNCGTVYQVRHNLTSTIYALKVVRGDCDTTVRSQIVNEMDILRRTDSPFIVRCHGIFDDPFGDNAILMEYMDGGTLDTYVKSHGSFSELSLSTIARQVLKGLNYLHSKKIVHRDIKPSNLLVNQKMEVKIADFGISKIMRDTLQRCDSFVGTCAYMSPDRLDQDTYGSNYDGYAADVWSLGLTVLELYVGHFPLLSPDQRPDWLTLTLAICNEELPSLPDSASEEFQSFIKCCLQKDSNQRWTVSQLLSHPFISNDRESEN